In the genome of Cygnus olor isolate bCygOlo1 chromosome Z, bCygOlo1.pri.v2, whole genome shotgun sequence, one region contains:
- the ZNF131 gene encoding zinc finger protein 131 isoform X3 — protein MDISPCRGRSTSPSAMEAEETMECIQEFPEHYKVILDRLNEQREQDQFTDITLIVDGHHFKAHKAVLAACSQFFYKFFQDFTQEPLVEIEGVSNMAFRHLIEFTYTAKLMVQGEEEANDVWKAAEYLQMLEAIKALEIRNKENSSPLESNQTQGKNKPKKRKIAETSNVITETLPSAESDPVEIEVEIAEGTIEVEDDSIETLEEVASAEQSIKYIQTTGTSDESALALLADITSKYRQGERKCQIEEEGDSATDPSCKQEHMKTHSTESYKCDICNKRYLRESALKQHLTCYHLDEGGASKKQRPGKKIHICQYCDKQFDHFGHFKEHLRKHTGEKPFECPNCHERFARNSTLKCHLTACQSGAGAKKGRKKLYECQVCNSVFNSWDQFKDHLVIHTGDKPNHCTLCDLWFMQGSELRRHLKDMHNISERLVTEEVLPVEAVEAEPVTSMTIIEQVEQVHVLPVIQVQVDPAQVTVEQMHQDLIQDNQVKGAQLDELQEQVQISYLEVEHIQTDHGAEVHVEQLHVEHVNQIQMEEVQAELIDGTDLEQVEYESIDQGEAEEKEPSHVADADKEDHEQAEDLKAQQLVDTQTEKVDD, from the exons ATGGATATTTCGCCATGCAGGGGAAGAAGT ACTAGTCCTTCTGCCATGGAAGCCGAAGAAACGATGGAATGTATCCAGGAATTCCCAGAGCACTATAAAGTTATTTTGGATAGACTGAATGAACAACGTGAGCAGGACCAGTTCACAGACATCACTCTGATTGTGGATG GTCACCATTTCAAAGCTCATAAGGCTGTTCTTGCTGCCTGTAGCCAGTTCTTCTACAAATTCTTCCAAGATTTCACTCAGGAGCCCTTGGTGGAGATTGAAG GTGTAAGTAACATGGCATTTCGTCACCTAATAGAATTCACCTATACAGCAAAACTAATGGTGCAAGGTGAGGAAGAAGCAAATGATGTTTGGAAAGCAGCTGAGTATCTACAGATGCTAGAAGCAATCAAAGCACTTGAAATCAG gaacaaagaaaattcaTCACCCTTAGAATCAAATCAAACCCAAggtaaaaataaaccaaaaaagaGGAAGATAGCTGAAACTTCTAACGTTATCACAGAAACGCTGCCATCTGCAGAATCAGATCCGGTTGAAATCGAGGTTGAGATTGCTGAAGGGACAATTGAAGTGGAAGATGATAGCATCGAAACACTTGAAGAAGTAGCTTCTGCAGAGCAATCCATAAAGTACATACAGACAACGGGTACATCAGATGAATCTGCTTTGGCTCTTTTGGCAGATATCACCAGCAAGTATCGTCAGGGAGAGCGAAAATGCCAGATCGAAGAAGAAGGTGACAGTGCAACTGATCCCTCGTGCAAACAG GAACACATGAAAACACACTCTACTGAGAGTTACAAGTGTGACATATGCAATAAAAGGTACCTACGAGAGAGTGCTTTGAAACAGCACCTCACCTGTTACCACCTCGATGAAGGTGGCGCCAGCAAGAAGCAAAGACCTggcaaaaaaatacatatatgccAGTACTGTGATAAACAGTTTGACCACTTTGGACATTTTAAAGAGCACCTCCGGAAGCACACAG GTGAAAAACCATTTGAATGTCCAAACTGCCACGAACGTTTTGCTAGGAATAGCACACTCAAATGTCACTTGACGGCCTGTCAGTCTGGAGCTGGAgctaaaaagggaagaaagaagctgTATGAATGTCAG GTTTGTAACAGCGTGTTTAACAGTTGGGATCAATTTAAAGATCACTTGGTGATACACACTGGTGACAAACCCAACCACTGTACCTTGTGTGATTTGTGGTTTATGCAAGGCAGTGAGCTGAGAAGGCATCTCAAAGACATGCACAATATTTCAGAACGACTGGTGACAGAAGAGGTTCTTCCAGTGGAAGCTGTGGAAGCTGAACCAGTAACATCAATGACTATAATAGAACAAGTGGAACAAGTTCATGTCCTACCAGTAATTCAGGTACAAGTGGATCCTGCACAGGTAACTGTGGAACAGATGCACCAGGATCTCATACAGGACAATCAAGTGAAAGGCGCGCAGTTGGATGAACTACAAGAACAGGTGCAAATTAGTTACTTGGAGGTTGAGCACATTCAGACTGACCACGGTGCTGAAGTTCATGTGGAGCAGTTGCATGTTGAGCATGTAAATCAAATACAGATGGAAGAAGTACAAGCAGAACTTATAGATGGAACAGACCTTGAACAAGTAGAATACGAAAGTATTGAtcaaggagaagcagaagaaaaagaacctAGTCACGTAGCTGATGCAGATAAGGAGGATCATGAACAAGCTGAAGACTTAAAAGCTCAACAATTAGTGGACACGCAGACTGAAAAGGTGGATGACTAG
- the ZNF131 gene encoding zinc finger protein 131 isoform X5: protein MKTHSTESYKCDICNKRYLRESALKQHLTCYHLDEGGASKKQRPGKKIHICQYCDKQFDHFGHFKEHLRKHTGEKPFECPNCHERFARNSTLKCHLTACQSGAGAKKGRKKLYECQVCNSVFNSWDQFKDHLVIHTGDKPNHCTLCDLWFMQGSELRRHLKDMHNISERLVTEEVLPVEAVEAEPVTSMTIIEQVEQVHVLPVIQVQVDPAQVTVEQMHQDLIQDNQVKGAQLDELQEQVQISYLEVEHIQTDHGAEVHVEQLHVEHVNQIQMEEVQAELIDGTDLEQVEYESIDQGEAEEKEPSHVADADKEDHEQAEDLKAQQLVDTQTEKVDD from the exons ATGAAAACACACTCTACTGAGAGTTACAAGTGTGACATATGCAATAAAAGGTACCTACGAGAGAGTGCTTTGAAACAGCACCTCACCTGTTACCACCTCGATGAAGGTGGCGCCAGCAAGAAGCAAAGACCTggcaaaaaaatacatatatgccAGTACTGTGATAAACAGTTTGACCACTTTGGACATTTTAAAGAGCACCTCCGGAAGCACACAG GTGAAAAACCATTTGAATGTCCAAACTGCCACGAACGTTTTGCTAGGAATAGCACACTCAAATGTCACTTGACGGCCTGTCAGTCTGGAGCTGGAgctaaaaagggaagaaagaagctgTATGAATGTCAG GTTTGTAACAGCGTGTTTAACAGTTGGGATCAATTTAAAGATCACTTGGTGATACACACTGGTGACAAACCCAACCACTGTACCTTGTGTGATTTGTGGTTTATGCAAGGCAGTGAGCTGAGAAGGCATCTCAAAGACATGCACAATATTTCAGAACGACTGGTGACAGAAGAGGTTCTTCCAGTGGAAGCTGTGGAAGCTGAACCAGTAACATCAATGACTATAATAGAACAAGTGGAACAAGTTCATGTCCTACCAGTAATTCAGGTACAAGTGGATCCTGCACAGGTAACTGTGGAACAGATGCACCAGGATCTCATACAGGACAATCAAGTGAAAGGCGCGCAGTTGGATGAACTACAAGAACAGGTGCAAATTAGTTACTTGGAGGTTGAGCACATTCAGACTGACCACGGTGCTGAAGTTCATGTGGAGCAGTTGCATGTTGAGCATGTAAATCAAATACAGATGGAAGAAGTACAAGCAGAACTTATAGATGGAACAGACCTTGAACAAGTAGAATACGAAAGTATTGAtcaaggagaagcagaagaaaaagaacctAGTCACGTAGCTGATGCAGATAAGGAGGATCATGAACAAGCTGAAGACTTAAAAGCTCAACAATTAGTGGACACGCAGACTGAAAAGGTGGATGACTAG
- the ZNF131 gene encoding zinc finger protein 131 isoform X2, giving the protein MEAEETMECIQEFPEHYKVILDRLNEQREQDQFTDITLIVDGHHFKAHKAVLAACSQFFYKFFQDFTQEPLVEIEGVSNMAFRHLIEFTYTAKLMVQGEEEANDVWKAAEYLQMLEAIKALEIRNKENSSPLESNQTQGKNKPKKRKIAETSNVITETLPSAESDPVEIEVEIAEGTIEVEDDSIETLEEVASAEQSIKYIQTTGTSDESALALLADITSKYRQGERKCQIEEEGDSATDPSCKQVEGIEIVELQLSHVNNLFHCEKCNRSFKLFYHFKEHMKTHSTESYKCDICNKRYLRESALKQHLTCYHLDEGGASKKQRPGKKIHICQYCDKQFDHFGHFKEHLRKHTGEKPFECPNCHERFARNSTLKCHLTACQSGAGAKKGRKKLYECQVCNSVFNSWDQFKDHLVIHTGDKPNHCTLCDLWFMQGSELRRHLKDMHNISERLVTEEVLPVEAVEAEPVTSMTIIEQVEQVHVLPVIQVQVDPAQVTVEQMHQDLIQDNQVKGAQLDELQEQVQISYLEVEHIQTDHGAEVHVEQLHVEHVNQIQMEEVQAELIDGTDLEQVEYESIDQGEAEEKEPSHVADADKEDHEQAEDLKAQQLVDTQTEKVDD; this is encoded by the exons ATGGAAGCCGAAGAAACGATGGAATGTATCCAGGAATTCCCAGAGCACTATAAAGTTATTTTGGATAGACTGAATGAACAACGTGAGCAGGACCAGTTCACAGACATCACTCTGATTGTGGATG GTCACCATTTCAAAGCTCATAAGGCTGTTCTTGCTGCCTGTAGCCAGTTCTTCTACAAATTCTTCCAAGATTTCACTCAGGAGCCCTTGGTGGAGATTGAAG GTGTAAGTAACATGGCATTTCGTCACCTAATAGAATTCACCTATACAGCAAAACTAATGGTGCAAGGTGAGGAAGAAGCAAATGATGTTTGGAAAGCAGCTGAGTATCTACAGATGCTAGAAGCAATCAAAGCACTTGAAATCAG gaacaaagaaaattcaTCACCCTTAGAATCAAATCAAACCCAAggtaaaaataaaccaaaaaagaGGAAGATAGCTGAAACTTCTAACGTTATCACAGAAACGCTGCCATCTGCAGAATCAGATCCGGTTGAAATCGAGGTTGAGATTGCTGAAGGGACAATTGAAGTGGAAGATGATAGCATCGAAACACTTGAAGAAGTAGCTTCTGCAGAGCAATCCATAAAGTACATACAGACAACGGGTACATCAGATGAATCTGCTTTGGCTCTTTTGGCAGATATCACCAGCAAGTATCGTCAGGGAGAGCGAAAATGCCAGATCGAAGAAGAAGGTGACAGTGCAACTGATCCCTCGTGCAAACAGGTAGAAGGTATTGAAATTGTGGAACTTCAGCTGTCACACGTGAACAATTTATTCCACTGTGAGAAATGTAACCGTTCGTTTAAATTGTTTTACCATTTTAAGGAACACATGAAAACACACTCTACTGAGAGTTACAAGTGTGACATATGCAATAAAAGGTACCTACGAGAGAGTGCTTTGAAACAGCACCTCACCTGTTACCACCTCGATGAAGGTGGCGCCAGCAAGAAGCAAAGACCTggcaaaaaaatacatatatgccAGTACTGTGATAAACAGTTTGACCACTTTGGACATTTTAAAGAGCACCTCCGGAAGCACACAG GTGAAAAACCATTTGAATGTCCAAACTGCCACGAACGTTTTGCTAGGAATAGCACACTCAAATGTCACTTGACGGCCTGTCAGTCTGGAGCTGGAgctaaaaagggaagaaagaagctgTATGAATGTCAG GTTTGTAACAGCGTGTTTAACAGTTGGGATCAATTTAAAGATCACTTGGTGATACACACTGGTGACAAACCCAACCACTGTACCTTGTGTGATTTGTGGTTTATGCAAGGCAGTGAGCTGAGAAGGCATCTCAAAGACATGCACAATATTTCAGAACGACTGGTGACAGAAGAGGTTCTTCCAGTGGAAGCTGTGGAAGCTGAACCAGTAACATCAATGACTATAATAGAACAAGTGGAACAAGTTCATGTCCTACCAGTAATTCAGGTACAAGTGGATCCTGCACAGGTAACTGTGGAACAGATGCACCAGGATCTCATACAGGACAATCAAGTGAAAGGCGCGCAGTTGGATGAACTACAAGAACAGGTGCAAATTAGTTACTTGGAGGTTGAGCACATTCAGACTGACCACGGTGCTGAAGTTCATGTGGAGCAGTTGCATGTTGAGCATGTAAATCAAATACAGATGGAAGAAGTACAAGCAGAACTTATAGATGGAACAGACCTTGAACAAGTAGAATACGAAAGTATTGAtcaaggagaagcagaagaaaaagaacctAGTCACGTAGCTGATGCAGATAAGGAGGATCATGAACAAGCTGAAGACTTAAAAGCTCAACAATTAGTGGACACGCAGACTGAAAAGGTGGATGACTAG
- the ZNF131 gene encoding zinc finger protein 131 isoform X1: MDISPCRGRSTSPSAMEAEETMECIQEFPEHYKVILDRLNEQREQDQFTDITLIVDGHHFKAHKAVLAACSQFFYKFFQDFTQEPLVEIEGVSNMAFRHLIEFTYTAKLMVQGEEEANDVWKAAEYLQMLEAIKALEIRNKENSSPLESNQTQGKNKPKKRKIAETSNVITETLPSAESDPVEIEVEIAEGTIEVEDDSIETLEEVASAEQSIKYIQTTGTSDESALALLADITSKYRQGERKCQIEEEGDSATDPSCKQVEGIEIVELQLSHVNNLFHCEKCNRSFKLFYHFKEHMKTHSTESYKCDICNKRYLRESALKQHLTCYHLDEGGASKKQRPGKKIHICQYCDKQFDHFGHFKEHLRKHTGEKPFECPNCHERFARNSTLKCHLTACQSGAGAKKGRKKLYECQVCNSVFNSWDQFKDHLVIHTGDKPNHCTLCDLWFMQGSELRRHLKDMHNISERLVTEEVLPVEAVEAEPVTSMTIIEQVEQVHVLPVIQVQVDPAQVTVEQMHQDLIQDNQVKGAQLDELQEQVQISYLEVEHIQTDHGAEVHVEQLHVEHVNQIQMEEVQAELIDGTDLEQVEYESIDQGEAEEKEPSHVADADKEDHEQAEDLKAQQLVDTQTEKVDD, encoded by the exons ATGGATATTTCGCCATGCAGGGGAAGAAGT ACTAGTCCTTCTGCCATGGAAGCCGAAGAAACGATGGAATGTATCCAGGAATTCCCAGAGCACTATAAAGTTATTTTGGATAGACTGAATGAACAACGTGAGCAGGACCAGTTCACAGACATCACTCTGATTGTGGATG GTCACCATTTCAAAGCTCATAAGGCTGTTCTTGCTGCCTGTAGCCAGTTCTTCTACAAATTCTTCCAAGATTTCACTCAGGAGCCCTTGGTGGAGATTGAAG GTGTAAGTAACATGGCATTTCGTCACCTAATAGAATTCACCTATACAGCAAAACTAATGGTGCAAGGTGAGGAAGAAGCAAATGATGTTTGGAAAGCAGCTGAGTATCTACAGATGCTAGAAGCAATCAAAGCACTTGAAATCAG gaacaaagaaaattcaTCACCCTTAGAATCAAATCAAACCCAAggtaaaaataaaccaaaaaagaGGAAGATAGCTGAAACTTCTAACGTTATCACAGAAACGCTGCCATCTGCAGAATCAGATCCGGTTGAAATCGAGGTTGAGATTGCTGAAGGGACAATTGAAGTGGAAGATGATAGCATCGAAACACTTGAAGAAGTAGCTTCTGCAGAGCAATCCATAAAGTACATACAGACAACGGGTACATCAGATGAATCTGCTTTGGCTCTTTTGGCAGATATCACCAGCAAGTATCGTCAGGGAGAGCGAAAATGCCAGATCGAAGAAGAAGGTGACAGTGCAACTGATCCCTCGTGCAAACAGGTAGAAGGTATTGAAATTGTGGAACTTCAGCTGTCACACGTGAACAATTTATTCCACTGTGAGAAATGTAACCGTTCGTTTAAATTGTTTTACCATTTTAAGGAACACATGAAAACACACTCTACTGAGAGTTACAAGTGTGACATATGCAATAAAAGGTACCTACGAGAGAGTGCTTTGAAACAGCACCTCACCTGTTACCACCTCGATGAAGGTGGCGCCAGCAAGAAGCAAAGACCTggcaaaaaaatacatatatgccAGTACTGTGATAAACAGTTTGACCACTTTGGACATTTTAAAGAGCACCTCCGGAAGCACACAG GTGAAAAACCATTTGAATGTCCAAACTGCCACGAACGTTTTGCTAGGAATAGCACACTCAAATGTCACTTGACGGCCTGTCAGTCTGGAGCTGGAgctaaaaagggaagaaagaagctgTATGAATGTCAG GTTTGTAACAGCGTGTTTAACAGTTGGGATCAATTTAAAGATCACTTGGTGATACACACTGGTGACAAACCCAACCACTGTACCTTGTGTGATTTGTGGTTTATGCAAGGCAGTGAGCTGAGAAGGCATCTCAAAGACATGCACAATATTTCAGAACGACTGGTGACAGAAGAGGTTCTTCCAGTGGAAGCTGTGGAAGCTGAACCAGTAACATCAATGACTATAATAGAACAAGTGGAACAAGTTCATGTCCTACCAGTAATTCAGGTACAAGTGGATCCTGCACAGGTAACTGTGGAACAGATGCACCAGGATCTCATACAGGACAATCAAGTGAAAGGCGCGCAGTTGGATGAACTACAAGAACAGGTGCAAATTAGTTACTTGGAGGTTGAGCACATTCAGACTGACCACGGTGCTGAAGTTCATGTGGAGCAGTTGCATGTTGAGCATGTAAATCAAATACAGATGGAAGAAGTACAAGCAGAACTTATAGATGGAACAGACCTTGAACAAGTAGAATACGAAAGTATTGAtcaaggagaagcagaagaaaaagaacctAGTCACGTAGCTGATGCAGATAAGGAGGATCATGAACAAGCTGAAGACTTAAAAGCTCAACAATTAGTGGACACGCAGACTGAAAAGGTGGATGACTAG
- the ZNF131 gene encoding zinc finger protein 131 isoform X4, producing the protein MEAEETMECIQEFPEHYKVILDRLNEQREQDQFTDITLIVDGHHFKAHKAVLAACSQFFYKFFQDFTQEPLVEIEGVSNMAFRHLIEFTYTAKLMVQGEEEANDVWKAAEYLQMLEAIKALEIRNKENSSPLESNQTQGKNKPKKRKIAETSNVITETLPSAESDPVEIEVEIAEGTIEVEDDSIETLEEVASAEQSIKYIQTTGTSDESALALLADITSKYRQGERKCQIEEEGDSATDPSCKQEHMKTHSTESYKCDICNKRYLRESALKQHLTCYHLDEGGASKKQRPGKKIHICQYCDKQFDHFGHFKEHLRKHTGEKPFECPNCHERFARNSTLKCHLTACQSGAGAKKGRKKLYECQVCNSVFNSWDQFKDHLVIHTGDKPNHCTLCDLWFMQGSELRRHLKDMHNISERLVTEEVLPVEAVEAEPVTSMTIIEQVEQVHVLPVIQVQVDPAQVTVEQMHQDLIQDNQVKGAQLDELQEQVQISYLEVEHIQTDHGAEVHVEQLHVEHVNQIQMEEVQAELIDGTDLEQVEYESIDQGEAEEKEPSHVADADKEDHEQAEDLKAQQLVDTQTEKVDD; encoded by the exons ATGGAAGCCGAAGAAACGATGGAATGTATCCAGGAATTCCCAGAGCACTATAAAGTTATTTTGGATAGACTGAATGAACAACGTGAGCAGGACCAGTTCACAGACATCACTCTGATTGTGGATG GTCACCATTTCAAAGCTCATAAGGCTGTTCTTGCTGCCTGTAGCCAGTTCTTCTACAAATTCTTCCAAGATTTCACTCAGGAGCCCTTGGTGGAGATTGAAG GTGTAAGTAACATGGCATTTCGTCACCTAATAGAATTCACCTATACAGCAAAACTAATGGTGCAAGGTGAGGAAGAAGCAAATGATGTTTGGAAAGCAGCTGAGTATCTACAGATGCTAGAAGCAATCAAAGCACTTGAAATCAG gaacaaagaaaattcaTCACCCTTAGAATCAAATCAAACCCAAggtaaaaataaaccaaaaaagaGGAAGATAGCTGAAACTTCTAACGTTATCACAGAAACGCTGCCATCTGCAGAATCAGATCCGGTTGAAATCGAGGTTGAGATTGCTGAAGGGACAATTGAAGTGGAAGATGATAGCATCGAAACACTTGAAGAAGTAGCTTCTGCAGAGCAATCCATAAAGTACATACAGACAACGGGTACATCAGATGAATCTGCTTTGGCTCTTTTGGCAGATATCACCAGCAAGTATCGTCAGGGAGAGCGAAAATGCCAGATCGAAGAAGAAGGTGACAGTGCAACTGATCCCTCGTGCAAACAG GAACACATGAAAACACACTCTACTGAGAGTTACAAGTGTGACATATGCAATAAAAGGTACCTACGAGAGAGTGCTTTGAAACAGCACCTCACCTGTTACCACCTCGATGAAGGTGGCGCCAGCAAGAAGCAAAGACCTggcaaaaaaatacatatatgccAGTACTGTGATAAACAGTTTGACCACTTTGGACATTTTAAAGAGCACCTCCGGAAGCACACAG GTGAAAAACCATTTGAATGTCCAAACTGCCACGAACGTTTTGCTAGGAATAGCACACTCAAATGTCACTTGACGGCCTGTCAGTCTGGAGCTGGAgctaaaaagggaagaaagaagctgTATGAATGTCAG GTTTGTAACAGCGTGTTTAACAGTTGGGATCAATTTAAAGATCACTTGGTGATACACACTGGTGACAAACCCAACCACTGTACCTTGTGTGATTTGTGGTTTATGCAAGGCAGTGAGCTGAGAAGGCATCTCAAAGACATGCACAATATTTCAGAACGACTGGTGACAGAAGAGGTTCTTCCAGTGGAAGCTGTGGAAGCTGAACCAGTAACATCAATGACTATAATAGAACAAGTGGAACAAGTTCATGTCCTACCAGTAATTCAGGTACAAGTGGATCCTGCACAGGTAACTGTGGAACAGATGCACCAGGATCTCATACAGGACAATCAAGTGAAAGGCGCGCAGTTGGATGAACTACAAGAACAGGTGCAAATTAGTTACTTGGAGGTTGAGCACATTCAGACTGACCACGGTGCTGAAGTTCATGTGGAGCAGTTGCATGTTGAGCATGTAAATCAAATACAGATGGAAGAAGTACAAGCAGAACTTATAGATGGAACAGACCTTGAACAAGTAGAATACGAAAGTATTGAtcaaggagaagcagaagaaaaagaacctAGTCACGTAGCTGATGCAGATAAGGAGGATCATGAACAAGCTGAAGACTTAAAAGCTCAACAATTAGTGGACACGCAGACTGAAAAGGTGGATGACTAG